One window of Alkaliphilus metalliredigens QYMF genomic DNA carries:
- the flgM gene encoding flagellar biosynthesis anti-sigma factor FlgM: MKIHSNPNVIQAMKVYNKTATEKIQKGQSVHQPKDEIEISTKGKEFQVALKAFNALPEIREEKVKLVKEQMEQGSYSVSGKEVADKMIDGLMIDHKI, translated from the coding sequence AATGTCATCCAGGCCATGAAGGTATATAATAAAACGGCCACTGAAAAGATTCAAAAGGGACAATCGGTACACCAGCCAAAGGATGAAATTGAAATTTCCACTAAGGGAAAGGAATTTCAAGTGGCATTAAAGGCCTTTAATGCATTGCCTGAAATTCGAGAAGAAAAGGTAAAGCTGGTTAAGGAACAAATGGAACAAGGGAGCTACAGCGTTTCTGGTAAAGAGGTAGCAGATAAAATGATTGATGGACTAATGATTGACCACAAAATTTAA